The DNA segment CATCACCAGCTATCAAGGAGTGATACGATGCCCAAGCCAAGGAAAGCCCTGGTTCTACTGGAAGAAACACCCTACTATCATTGCGTCTCCCGCTGTGTACGCCACGCCTTTCTCTGCGGCGTGGACACCCTTACTGGCAAAAGCTACGAACACCGACGCCAGTGGATCGTCGATCGCATGAAGTTACTGGCCGATATCTTTGCGATAGATATCTGTTCTTATGCCGTACTCCATAACCATTACCACGTCATTCTCCATGTCGATACTCAGCTTGCTACCGGGTGGAGCGAGCATGAGGTGATCGAGCGCTGGGAGCGCCTCTTTTCGCTCCCGATGGTTGTCCAACGCTATCTGGGTAAAGAGCCCATCACGCAAGCAGAGCGCGATACGGTTTCTGAACTGCTGACTAAATGGCGTATCCGGCTTCACGATATCAGCTGGTTTATGCGCTGTATCAATGAACCGATTGCCCGCCAAGCCAATAAGGAAGATGGTTGTACGGGGCGCTATTGGGAGGGAAGGTATAAATCCCAGGCGCTGTTGGATGAGAAGGCCCTCGCGGCCTGTATGGCCTATGTGGATCTCAATCCGGTGCGGGCTGGATTGGCAGAGACATCTGAGCAGTCTGAGTATACGTCTATCAAAGAGCGTTCCCATCATTTCAAGCAGGACCCAGGCAGTGCTGATGAACCCACCACGCCTAGCGGTCTGTTACCTTTTGCCGGTTACCCACGCCAGGATATGCCCAAGGGACTATCCTTTCGTCTTAAAGACTATCTTGAACTGGTCGATTGGACGGGGCACGCCATCCTGGAAAATAAACGGGGTTACATTCCTGATCATCAACCTCCTGCTCTTGAACGATTACAGGTCGATCCCAAGCATTGGCTCTATATGACGCAGCATTTCGAGAGTCGCTTCAAAGGACTGGTGGGTGCAAGTCATGCGCTGAAGGCGGCCTGTCGCAAACTGGAGTTTCGACGAACGCCTAATCTGGGTGCCGTGGTGCAGTTACTCAGTTAGCTTATTCTTTCAAACTGCAAACAGA comes from the Candidatus Thiodiazotropha sp. CDECU1 genome and includes:
- a CDS encoding transposase, coding for MPKPRKALVLLEETPYYHCVSRCVRHAFLCGVDTLTGKSYEHRRQWIVDRMKLLADIFAIDICSYAVLHNHYHVILHVDTQLATGWSEHEVIERWERLFSLPMVVQRYLGKEPITQAERDTVSELLTKWRIRLHDISWFMRCINEPIARQANKEDGCTGRYWEGRYKSQALLDEKALAACMAYVDLNPVRAGLAETSEQSEYTSIKERSHHFKQDPGSADEPTTPSGLLPFAGYPRQDMPKGLSFRLKDYLELVDWTGHAILENKRGYIPDHQPPALERLQVDPKHWLYMTQHFESRFKGLVGASHALKAACRKLEFRRTPNLGAVVQLLS